A single region of the Dehalococcoidia bacterium genome encodes:
- a CDS encoding response regulator transcription factor yields the protein MRILIIEDEIDLTNVLAEGLRKQGYAVDIAFDGDQGYESATVNDYDLLILDLNLPGMDGLEICRRLRVSRPDLLIFMVTARSHPAERVAGLDLGADDYLIKPFDFGELTARVRALLRRDLRGRDTVIQRGKLKLDPMSRTVWHDKRRIELTRKEFGILEYLMRHPGENISQERLLEHVWDAEADPFSGSVRVHIHSLRRKLSGNGTSSEYIETIVGQGYRLVSPSFTEDAL from the coding sequence GTGCGAATACTGATAATTGAGGACGAGATCGATCTCACCAATGTCCTTGCCGAAGGACTTCGAAAGCAAGGATATGCGGTGGACATCGCTTTCGATGGCGACCAGGGCTACGAATCTGCAACGGTTAACGACTACGATCTGTTGATCCTCGACTTGAATCTGCCGGGAATGGACGGATTGGAAATTTGCCGTCGGTTGCGAGTGAGCCGGCCCGATCTTCTGATTTTCATGGTGACTGCCCGCAGTCATCCCGCTGAGAGAGTGGCGGGTCTAGACCTCGGTGCCGATGATTATCTCATCAAGCCATTTGATTTCGGCGAACTTACTGCTCGCGTGCGTGCCTTATTGCGGCGAGACCTGCGAGGGCGGGATACCGTTATTCAACGGGGAAAACTCAAGCTTGATCCGATGTCCAGAACGGTCTGGCATGATAAACGCCGAATTGAATTGACTCGCAAGGAATTCGGCATTCTGGAATATCTCATGCGTCATCCCGGAGAGAACATATCGCAGGAAAGACTGCTGGAACATGTCTGGGATGCTGAAGCCGATCCATTTTCCGGTTCAGTACGCGTCCACATTCACTCGTTACGGCGAAAGCTCAGTGGCAATGGAACATCATCGGAATATATTGAAACCATCGTAGGGCAGGGATACAGGCTTGTCTCACCTTCTTTCACGGAGGATGCATTATGA
- a CDS encoding DUF4349 domain-containing protein: MKRLAVVISGLLLVSILFLIAACNTDENDEDLSYPATTAPNYVSGTGISLSASGYTGVKGAQGPAGPAGISGGESSQRYSTVTLAPAWDESTVPTTNSTIDSQLFGTDRMIVRTGNINLKVKKVSESLDSINVITQSLGGYVVSSNHYGGENSGSASISIRVPADKYDTAVNLLRDLAVEVLQENTTASDVTEEYTDLESQLRNLEATEEQYLVLLGKATDVQDMLSVESNLSDTRSRIEQTKGRMLYLERTSSTSLIYISLIQDTPLKAEFAASKIVVREGEKVYFLNQTAGGSEPFGYSWDFGDGNSSSEMNPAIKYDHHGKYTISLTMTDAKGNTSTQTKSDYITVEAESGWSGGDTAESAWDGLAAVGRGLGSFFIWVGILAVIWVPVVIVIYLAVRRLRKSVP; encoded by the coding sequence ATGAAAAGACTGGCTGTGGTGATTTCTGGTCTGTTGCTGGTATCGATATTGTTTTTGATAGCGGCCTGCAATACAGATGAGAATGATGAAGATTTGAGTTATCCAGCGACGACGGCTCCCAACTATGTGTCGGGAACCGGAATATCCCTTTCGGCCTCAGGATATACCGGGGTGAAGGGCGCACAGGGTCCGGCAGGTCCTGCAGGTATTTCCGGAGGGGAGTCTTCGCAAAGATATTCAACGGTAACTTTAGCGCCTGCTTGGGATGAAAGCACAGTCCCCACCACTAATTCTACGATCGATAGCCAACTCTTTGGCACCGACCGGATGATCGTTCGTACTGGAAATATTAACCTGAAGGTCAAGAAGGTATCCGAATCTCTGGACAGCATCAATGTCATCACCCAATCTCTGGGAGGTTATGTTGTTTCTTCCAACCATTACGGAGGGGAAAACAGCGGCTCTGCCAGTATATCCATCCGCGTGCCGGCAGATAAGTACGATACAGCCGTCAATTTATTGCGAGACCTGGCGGTGGAGGTTCTACAGGAAAATACCACTGCGAGTGATGTGACGGAGGAATATACCGACCTGGAGTCGCAGCTTCGAAATCTGGAGGCGACCGAAGAACAATACCTGGTATTGCTGGGAAAGGCAACTGACGTGCAGGATATGCTCAGTGTCGAATCTAACCTCTCCGATACGCGAAGCAGGATCGAGCAAACCAAGGGGCGCATGCTATATCTGGAACGGACCTCTTCGACATCGCTGATCTATATATCGCTTATACAGGATACTCCCCTGAAAGCAGAGTTCGCGGCCAGCAAGATAGTGGTTAGAGAGGGAGAAAAGGTTTATTTCCTCAACCAGACCGCTGGCGGATCTGAGCCTTTCGGCTATTCCTGGGATTTCGGAGACGGGAACTCAAGTTCTGAAATGAATCCCGCAATCAAATATGATCATCACGGCAAATATACCATCTCACTGACCATGACCGATGCCAAAGGGAACACGAGTACTCAGACCAAGTCTGATTATATCACCGTGGAGGCCGAGTCCGGATGGAGTGGAGGCGATACCGCGGAATCGGCTTGGGACGGTCTCGCGGCCGTTGGCCGGGGACTCGGAAGTTTCTTTATCTGGGTCGGCATTCTGGCTGTTATCTGGGTGCCGGTCGTGATCGTAATCTATCTGGCAGTTCGGCGTTTGAGAAAGAGCGTACCATGA
- a CDS encoding TldD/PmbA family protein, which produces MEELLARSARASEGAEIFSASNRSTQASFEANRLKQVQTKESAGTALRLIKKGRIGFAATSRTDGQRELLDMALEMAPFGAEAKFEFPDPQSYSKLSVFDANVALVTEEAMVELGKSMIDQIRAMEPELLCDASVNRSVYEITIANSRGGNASYQKSVFSISIEGVLVRGTDMLFVGDYERSCHPLATADKVVQATLEQLRRAKDIAQSPTARLPVIFTPMGVASALIAPLVSAFNGRTVLRGASPVGHRRGEQVFAPGLSIWDDPTIPFRPASSICDDEGIPTQRTALVEKGVVMNFLYDLQTAGEAKTKSTGSASRSVGSLPGPSTSALIIDEGKVSFVDLLADIKEGLVIEELMGATQGNTLGGDFSGNVLLGYKVENGRIVGRVKNTMVSGNVYELLKEGIAIGNDSRWLGGSIRTPSIFCPSVAVAAK; this is translated from the coding sequence GTGGAAGAGCTATTAGCTAGGTCAGCCAGGGCCAGTGAAGGGGCCGAAATCTTCTCGGCGTCAAATCGTTCCACGCAGGCCTCATTTGAGGCCAATCGGCTCAAACAGGTGCAGACCAAAGAATCCGCAGGAACGGCGCTACGCCTGATCAAGAAGGGGCGCATCGGTTTTGCGGCTACCAGCCGGACCGATGGCCAGCGGGAACTCCTCGATATGGCGCTGGAGATGGCTCCCTTTGGCGCTGAAGCTAAGTTCGAGTTCCCCGACCCGCAGTCATATTCAAAGCTATCGGTTTTCGACGCGAACGTGGCGCTGGTTACAGAAGAAGCGATGGTCGAACTGGGGAAATCGATGATCGATCAAATCAGAGCCATGGAACCGGAACTGCTCTGTGACGCCTCGGTGAATCGATCGGTATACGAGATCACAATTGCCAATTCCAGGGGCGGAAATGCAAGCTATCAGAAAAGCGTCTTCAGCATTTCCATCGAAGGGGTTCTGGTTCGGGGAACGGATATGCTTTTCGTGGGCGATTATGAGAGATCCTGCCATCCTCTGGCCACCGCCGATAAAGTAGTCCAAGCCACCCTGGAACAATTGAGAAGAGCAAAGGATATCGCCCAATCACCAACGGCCAGACTGCCGGTTATCTTTACCCCGATGGGAGTTGCCAGCGCTTTGATCGCTCCGCTGGTTTCGGCATTTAATGGCAGGACCGTGTTGCGCGGGGCGTCCCCTGTGGGCCATCGAAGAGGCGAACAGGTATTTGCGCCCGGGCTATCCATCTGGGATGACCCAACCATCCCGTTCCGGCCTGCCAGCTCCATTTGCGATGATGAGGGGATTCCCACCCAGCGAACCGCCCTGGTGGAAAAGGGTGTGGTGATGAATTTTCTTTACGATCTGCAAACCGCCGGCGAGGCAAAAACCAAAAGCACGGGAAGCGCCAGCCGCAGCGTGGGTAGCTTGCCCGGTCCATCGACAAGCGCCCTCATCATCGATGAGGGCAAGGTAAGTTTTGTGGATCTTCTGGCCGATATCAAAGAGGGGCTGGTGATTGAGGAGTTGATGGGCGCTACCCAGGGGAATACTCTCGGTGGCGATTTTTCCGGCAATGTGCTGCTGGGCTATAAAGTCGAAAACGGCCGAATCGTGGGGCGGGTCAAGAACACCATGGTTTCCGGAAACGTCTATGAGCTTCTGAAGGAAGGGATTGCCATAGGCAATGATTCCCGATGGCTTGGGGGATCGATCAGGACGCCTTCTATCTTTTGTCCTTCCGTAGCGGTTGCCGCCAAGTAG
- a CDS encoding thioesterase family protein, with product MPRVRVELPETFDFSVDLPIRFSDINAGNHLAHNAILTLAQEARLIYLKHLGFTDLAYVMADAVIVFKAQAFYGQTLTIDLSVGNFAPKSCDFIYRITTKETGMEVARLKTCMVFFDYKTQKSIRVPEKFQAIFEDGKNRTGPSWVDEH from the coding sequence ATGCCAAGAGTTCGAGTAGAATTGCCGGAGACCTTTGACTTTTCAGTTGACTTGCCCATACGATTTTCCGATATCAACGCGGGAAATCATCTGGCCCACAATGCCATTTTGACGCTGGCTCAGGAAGCCCGTTTGATATATCTAAAGCACCTGGGCTTTACTGATCTGGCTTATGTCATGGCTGACGCCGTCATTGTTTTCAAGGCACAAGCGTTCTATGGGCAAACACTTACCATAGACCTGTCGGTGGGCAATTTTGCTCCCAAGTCCTGTGACTTCATCTATCGGATCACCACTAAGGAGACCGGTATGGAGGTGGCCAGACTCAAAACATGCATGGTTTTCTTTGACTACAAGACCCAAAAATCGATCAGGGTTCCGGAAAAGTTCCAAGCGATCTTTGAGGACGGGAAGAATCGAACCGGCCCATCATGGGTCGACGAGCATTAA
- a CDS encoding TldD/PmbA family protein — MREKIESALKGHGADYVEIRIEEAESTRIQYRDRKIDDIGRTTGLGGCVRALVKGGWGFVSFNSLDDLKGKTALAVKQARLVGREKSLLAPVDPIVDSVDLTVKKDPTNIPLAVKKEILDRYNEIIWSAPKVQTSSIGYSDGRRKVIFASSEGSYIEQAWPDVTLRMAVIARDGGDVQQAHMSLGSKGEFGLVEGLDAQVREMAHRASELLAAPKVKGGEYTVVCDPILAGVFTHEAFGHLSESDHVYENDKLREIMVLGRKFGEKHLNIVDGAAVPGFRGSYKYDDEGTPATKTYLIREGILVGRLHSRETAARMGEKPTGNARAISYQHQPIVRMTNTFIEPKDTTFEQMISGIKEGVYARNWYGGTTSMEMFTFSAAEAYMIRNGKVAELMRPVVLSGNVFDTLQNIDAVGNDLDMNEGGGCGKRSQSPLPVSNGSPHIRIRKCLVGGS, encoded by the coding sequence ATGCGAGAAAAGATTGAATCTGCTCTGAAGGGACACGGCGCCGACTATGTTGAAATCCGCATCGAGGAGGCCGAGTCCACCCGGATTCAGTACCGGGATCGGAAGATTGACGATATCGGTCGAACGACTGGCCTTGGAGGCTGTGTTCGAGCCTTGGTCAAAGGAGGATGGGGGTTTGTCTCCTTCAATAGCCTCGACGACTTGAAAGGGAAAACAGCGCTGGCCGTAAAACAGGCGCGGCTGGTCGGCCGAGAGAAGAGTCTGCTTGCTCCCGTCGATCCCATAGTTGACTCTGTTGACCTGACCGTCAAGAAAGATCCCACTAACATCCCGTTGGCCGTAAAAAAGGAAATCCTCGATCGTTATAACGAGATCATCTGGAGCGCGCCCAAGGTGCAGACCTCCAGCATCGGCTATTCCGACGGACGCCGAAAAGTGATCTTCGCCAGCTCCGAGGGAAGCTATATCGAACAGGCTTGGCCCGACGTCACCCTCAGGATGGCGGTGATCGCTCGCGATGGCGGAGATGTCCAGCAGGCACACATGAGTCTGGGAAGCAAAGGTGAATTTGGCCTTGTAGAAGGGTTGGATGCCCAGGTCAGGGAGATGGCGCATCGCGCTTCGGAATTGCTCGCCGCCCCAAAAGTCAAAGGGGGAGAATACACCGTCGTCTGCGATCCGATCCTCGCCGGGGTCTTTACCCACGAGGCCTTTGGTCATCTCTCGGAATCCGATCATGTTTATGAGAATGACAAGCTGCGGGAGATCATGGTTCTGGGACGCAAGTTCGGCGAAAAGCATCTCAATATCGTCGACGGAGCGGCGGTCCCCGGATTCAGAGGGAGCTACAAATACGATGATGAAGGCACACCGGCCACCAAAACGTATTTGATAAGGGAAGGTATTCTGGTCGGCAGGCTTCACTCGCGGGAGACGGCGGCCAGAATGGGTGAAAAACCCACCGGTAATGCCCGGGCCATCAGCTATCAGCACCAGCCCATCGTGAGGATGACCAACACTTTCATCGAACCCAAAGACACCACATTCGAGCAAATGATCAGTGGGATAAAGGAGGGTGTCTATGCCCGGAACTGGTATGGCGGGACTACCTCCATGGAGATGTTCACCTTTTCTGCCGCGGAAGCCTATATGATTCGCAACGGAAAGGTGGCCGAACTTATGCGCCCCGTGGTACTGAGCGGAAATGTGTTTGATACCCTTCAGAATATCGATGCCGTCGGCAATGACCTGGATATGAATGAAGGCGGCGGCTGCGGCAAGCGCAGCCAATCGCCACTGCCGGTATCCAACGGCAGCCCTCACATCAGGATCAGGAAGTGCCTGGTCGGCGGGAGTTAG
- a CDS encoding glutaminyl-peptide cyclotransferase, which translates to MRFIVLAICAGLSLLLACGSDSATVSPSVTGTTNPTATPSPTHYTYRVINTYPHDREAFTQGLIFEDDVLYEGTGQYGGSSIRRVDLTTGQVLQIRELPDAFFGEGITLSGERIVQLTWRQNKGFVYNEQTFDLLQQFTYSTEGWGITSDGERLIMSDGTETLHFLDPVTFEETAQVQVTDENGPVTRINELEYVEGKIYANIWVTNSIAIIDPATGYVSGWIDLEGLLGPEDRVQPVDVLNGIAYDAQRGRLFVTGKLWPKLFEIELVPN; encoded by the coding sequence ATGAGATTCATTGTTCTGGCCATATGCGCAGGTTTATCGCTGCTGCTGGCATGCGGAAGCGATTCGGCAACCGTCTCGCCGAGCGTCACCGGCACAACCAACCCTACAGCAACTCCATCCCCGACACATTATACTTACCGAGTCATCAATACCTATCCCCATGACCGGGAAGCCTTCACCCAGGGATTGATATTTGAAGATGACGTTCTTTATGAGGGCACCGGTCAGTATGGTGGATCCTCTATCCGGAGAGTCGATCTGACAACCGGCCAGGTGTTGCAGATACGCGAACTCCCGGATGCGTTTTTCGGCGAAGGCATAACCCTGTCAGGGGAAAGGATTGTGCAGCTGACATGGCGTCAAAATAAGGGGTTTGTGTACAATGAGCAGACTTTTGATTTGCTCCAGCAGTTCACCTATTCCACCGAGGGCTGGGGCATCACTTCGGATGGAGAGCGTCTGATCATGAGCGATGGAACTGAGACGCTTCATTTTCTGGACCCGGTCACTTTTGAGGAAACGGCCCAGGTGCAAGTCACGGACGAGAATGGCCCGGTGACAAGGATCAACGAACTGGAATATGTCGAGGGGAAAATCTACGCCAATATCTGGGTAACAAACTCAATCGCTATTATCGATCCAGCGACGGGCTATGTTTCCGGATGGATAGACCTTGAGGGCCTGCTTGGCCCGGAGGATAGAGTCCAGCCGGTTGACGTTCTCAACGGGATCGCTTATGATGCCCAGAGGGGTCGATTGTTCGTCACCGGCAAACTATGGCCCAAATTGTTTGAGATTGAACTGGTGCCAAATTAA
- a CDS encoding aminotransferase class I/II-fold pyridoxal phosphate-dependent enzyme: MPRREDYSIDVKAIKSAIDDRTKVVFVTSPNNPTGNLTPQTDIEALLKAGILVVVDEAYHEFAKESVVSLVRGNPNLVVLRTFSKWAGLAGLRVGYGVMSPELVDMIYRMKMPYNITIAAQIAVRETFRDMDYMQGRINAIIAERDRMFAKLKAQGILDPIESRSNFILCRVLKGQAREIKAGLERKGIFIRYFDKPMLQNMIRISVGRPEDTDAVIAALAEVA, from the coding sequence GTGCCCCGGAGAGAGGACTACAGTATCGATGTGAAGGCGATAAAGTCGGCCATCGATGATCGTACCAAGGTCGTTTTCGTCACTTCTCCCAATAATCCCACCGGCAATCTGACCCCGCAGACGGATATCGAGGCGCTTCTGAAGGCCGGTATCCTGGTCGTGGTCGATGAAGCCTATCACGAATTCGCTAAAGAGTCTGTTGTGTCCCTGGTGCGCGGCAATCCCAATCTGGTGGTGCTGCGGACCTTCAGTAAGTGGGCAGGACTAGCCGGTTTAAGAGTGGGATACGGCGTCATGTCGCCCGAACTGGTGGACATGATCTACCGGATGAAAATGCCCTACAACATCACCATTGCGGCGCAGATCGCGGTGAGAGAGACCTTCCGGGATATGGATTATATGCAGGGAAGGATCAATGCCATCATCGCCGAAAGGGATCGGATGTTCGCCAAGCTGAAGGCGCAGGGAATTCTCGATCCCATTGAGTCCCGATCAAACTTCATTCTCTGCCGGGTGCTCAAAGGCCAGGCAAGGGAAATCAAAGCGGGGCTGGAGAGAAAAGGTATCTTCATTCGCTATTTCGATAAACCCATGCTCCAAAATATGATCCGCATCAGCGTCGGCAGGCCGGAGGATACCGATGCGGTCATCGCCGCTTTGGCTGAGGTAGCGTGA
- a CDS encoding aminotransferase class I/II-fold pyridoxal phosphate-dependent enzyme: MKPYEPIDPVEVLAQRAGMIGPEKVIKLDGNENPYGCSPRVQRALAQTTSYHIYPDPLNREVRQILEGYVGVGKECLAVGSGSDDLIDNLLRITLEAGDKVINCPPTFGMYPFSTEV; encoded by the coding sequence ATGAAGCCCTATGAGCCCATCGATCCGGTGGAAGTGCTGGCGCAGCGCGCCGGGATGATCGGGCCGGAAAAGGTAATCAAACTCGATGGCAATGAGAACCCCTACGGGTGTTCTCCGCGAGTTCAGCGGGCCCTGGCTCAGACCACCTCTTATCACATTTACCCCGATCCGCTGAACCGAGAGGTACGCCAGATTCTGGAAGGGTATGTCGGCGTGGGTAAGGAGTGCCTTGCCGTCGGCAGCGGGAGCGATGACCTGATCGACAACCTTCTGCGGATCACCCTTGAGGCGGGTGACAAAGTGATCAATTGCCCTCCGACCTTTGGGATGTATCCTTTCAGCACCGAGGTCTGA
- a CDS encoding VWA domain-containing protein — translation MFADFFYTLRRKKVPVTLTEWMTLMEALAKGYITNLEEFYYLARAILVKSEALFDQYDLAFQEYFKGVETLDQIRDEILDWLNDPKKFGSLLSPEEMQTFQQMDLEELMREFEKRMQEQTELHDGGHHWIGRGGTSPFGHSGRHPAGIRVGGESKGRSALKVAQERKFKNYRSDLTLDVRQIKVALRGLRQLGRIGPADELDLEKTIDATAQNAGDIDLKWRRSRINATKVLLLMDVGGSMAPYAQTCSRLFTAAHSVSHFKDFKYYYFHNCIYDNLYVDIERSEPTPTESLLFNLDRDYKVVLVGDARMASTELTHQNGIVNYYERNDRPGILWLKQIADHFSHCVWMNPEEKFYWNHPTVLMIGKIFPMYELTLEGLAQGIKKLVVKR, via the coding sequence ATGTTTGCTGACTTCTTCTATACTCTTAGAAGAAAAAAGGTTCCCGTCACCCTCACCGAGTGGATGACCCTGATGGAGGCTCTGGCCAAGGGGTACATCACCAACCTGGAGGAGTTCTACTATCTGGCGCGGGCGATCCTGGTCAAAAGCGAGGCCCTGTTCGATCAGTACGATCTGGCTTTCCAGGAGTATTTCAAAGGAGTGGAAACCCTGGACCAGATTCGGGATGAGATTCTGGATTGGCTGAACGACCCCAAGAAGTTCGGCTCGCTCCTTTCCCCGGAAGAGATGCAGACGTTCCAGCAGATGGACCTTGAAGAGCTGATGCGCGAGTTCGAGAAGCGGATGCAGGAGCAGACCGAACTGCACGACGGCGGACATCACTGGATCGGCCGGGGGGGTACAAGCCCGTTCGGTCATTCGGGAAGGCATCCGGCTGGGATCCGGGTTGGCGGGGAATCCAAAGGCAGAAGTGCCTTGAAGGTAGCTCAGGAGCGCAAGTTCAAAAACTATCGCAGCGATCTGACCTTGGACGTCCGGCAGATCAAGGTAGCTTTGCGGGGATTGAGACAGCTGGGAAGGATCGGCCCGGCCGATGAGCTTGACCTGGAAAAAACCATCGATGCCACTGCCCAGAACGCGGGAGATATCGACTTGAAATGGAGGCGGAGTCGTATCAACGCCACCAAGGTGCTTCTCCTGATGGATGTGGGGGGATCGATGGCTCCCTATGCACAAACGTGCAGCCGGCTTTTTACCGCGGCGCATTCGGTCTCCCACTTCAAGGACTTCAAATACTACTATTTCCATAACTGTATTTACGATAACCTCTATGTGGATATTGAGAGGAGTGAGCCCACTCCCACTGAGTCGCTCCTGTTCAATCTGGATCGAGACTACAAGGTGGTGCTGGTGGGAGATGCACGGATGGCCTCGACCGAGCTGACCCATCAGAACGGCATCGTCAACTACTATGAAAGAAACGATCGGCCAGGGATCCTGTGGCTCAAGCAGATCGCCGATCACTTCAGCCACTGCGTCTGGATGAACCCGGAGGAGAAATTCTACTGGAATCACCCCACCGTTTTGATGATCGGCAAGATATTTCCCATGTATGAGCTCACGCTGGAAGGCCTGGCCCAGGGGATCAAAAAGCTGGTGGTGAAGAGATAA
- a CDS encoding MoxR family ATPase produces the protein MPSQNKGFDQFKGSADYVASAPLRNAVNVSIALQRPLLIRGEPGTGKTLLAHSISKGLEKRLLTWHIKSTTKAQEGLYVYDTVQRLNDSRFGDQDVADIKHYIRLGKLGESFVDVDQVVLLIDEIDKADLEFPNDLLNELDVMSFYIPETSQTITAQHRPIVIITSNAEKELPDAFLRRCIFHYIEFPDKEMMEMIVRVHFPNIEKDLLREALKVFYALRSSEDFRKKPSTSELLDWLKALMIGGIPHEKISKDIPFIGTLLKKEVDHEFFNTNYMGRQAAGGGQAARWRY, from the coding sequence ATGCCAAGTCAAAACAAGGGATTCGATCAATTCAAGGGCTCGGCCGACTATGTGGCCTCGGCGCCTTTAAGGAACGCCGTCAACGTTTCTATCGCTCTGCAAAGGCCGCTTCTAATCCGGGGAGAGCCGGGAACGGGAAAAACACTCCTGGCCCACAGTATTTCCAAGGGACTGGAAAAGAGGCTGCTTACCTGGCATATCAAGTCGACCACCAAGGCCCAGGAAGGCCTTTATGTCTATGATACTGTTCAGCGTCTTAATGATAGCCGGTTCGGGGATCAGGACGTTGCCGATATCAAACACTATATCCGGCTGGGGAAATTGGGGGAATCGTTCGTCGATGTAGACCAGGTGGTGCTGCTGATCGATGAGATCGATAAAGCCGATCTGGAGTTCCCCAACGACCTTCTCAACGAGCTGGACGTGATGAGCTTCTATATTCCGGAGACCAGCCAGACCATTACGGCCCAGCACCGTCCCATAGTGATCATTACCAGCAACGCGGAGAAGGAGCTTCCCGATGCCTTTCTGCGCCGCTGCATCTTTCACTATATCGAGTTCCCGGATAAGGAGATGATGGAAATGATCGTCCGGGTGCACTTTCCCAATATTGAAAAGGACTTGCTGCGAGAGGCATTGAAGGTCTTCTATGCCCTGAGGAGCTCGGAGGATTTTCGCAAGAAGCCCTCCACCAGCGAACTTCTGGACTGGCTCAAAGCGCTGATGATCGGCGGGATCCCCCATGAGAAGATATCCAAGGATATTCCGTTTATCGGCACGCTGCTGAAGAAGGAAGTCGACCACGAGTTTTTCAACACAAACTATATGGGTCGACAGGCAGCCGGTGGCGGCCAGGCGGCGCGCTGGAGATACTAG
- a CDS encoding MaoC/PaaZ C-terminal domain-containing protein yields the protein MNNIPSTEYYEDIRVHDKYKSREYLLTEKEIVEFANVWMPRPHHVDPEFARNSTFGSLIATGNHLISILYRLTYEVSCEKTTPTAYIAALGLKDIQFAAPARPGDLLVFHTEVTSKRASRSDPKAGIVTYACRLINQHGDTVLTMNSATLVDKRPER from the coding sequence ATGAACAATATCCCTTCTACAGAGTATTATGAAGACATCAGAGTCCACGATAAGTACAAGTCCAGAGAGTATCTCCTCACCGAGAAAGAAATCGTTGAATTCGCCAATGTTTGGATGCCAAGGCCTCATCATGTCGATCCTGAATTCGCCAGAAATAGCACATTTGGCAGTTTGATTGCAACCGGTAATCACCTGATTTCAATTCTCTATAGGCTCACATACGAAGTCTCATGTGAAAAAACAACTCCTACGGCTTATATCGCAGCTCTGGGCTTGAAGGACATTCAATTTGCAGCCCCTGCTCGCCCCGGTGATTTGTTAGTCTTTCACACGGAAGTAACATCCAAAAGGGCGTCAAGGAGTGATCCTAAAGCCGGTATCGTGACTTACGCTTGCAGGTTAATCAATCAGCATGGCGATACCGTGTTGACCATGAATAGCGCCACCCTGGTCGATAAGCGACCAGAACGATAG
- a CDS encoding SagB/ThcOx family dehydrogenase gives MADSAMENGRSFLKDSIRKKINFRRTDQNRGIPPPPVEKSFDPQAHRIDLVPHDQFKDLPGLDVMAAIGNRESRRRFQKRPLLLKELSFLLWATQGIRQRLDGGHALRMVPSAGARHALETYLCVINVESLDLGFYRYLPLEHQLLVMLRDEDAAGKIAQAALHQDWMAEAAVVFIWSAIPYRMEWRYDMAAHRVILLDAGHVCQNLYLACEAMGLATCAVAAYDQESMDRLLGLDGKDEFAIYMAPVGRRAG, from the coding sequence ATGGCAGACTCGGCAATGGAAAACGGTCGATCCTTCCTCAAGGACAGCATCCGCAAAAAGATCAACTTCAGGCGAACGGATCAGAATCGGGGGATTCCGCCTCCGCCAGTGGAGAAGTCTTTCGATCCCCAGGCTCATCGCATTGACTTGGTACCTCATGATCAGTTCAAAGACCTCCCCGGACTGGACGTCATGGCGGCGATTGGCAATCGAGAGAGCCGCCGCCGTTTTCAGAAAAGGCCTCTTTTGCTGAAAGAGCTTTCCTTTTTGCTCTGGGCCACCCAGGGTATCCGGCAGCGGTTGGATGGCGGGCATGCTTTGCGGATGGTGCCTTCGGCAGGGGCGAGGCATGCGCTGGAAACCTATCTGTGCGTCATCAATGTTGAATCGTTGGATTTAGGCTTCTACCGGTATTTGCCTTTGGAACATCAGCTTTTGGTGATGCTGAGAGATGAGGACGCAGCAGGGAAGATCGCACAGGCGGCACTGCATCAGGATTGGATGGCCGAGGCGGCAGTGGTATTCATCTGGTCGGCAATCCCTTATCGGATGGAGTGGCGATATGACATGGCGGCGCATCGGGTGATTCTCCTGGATGCCGGGCATGTATGCCAGAATCTGTACCTCGCCTGCGAAGCCATGGGCTTGGCTACTTGCGCGGTGGCTGCCTACGATCAGGAATCAATGGACCGACTGTTGGGGCTCGACGGCAAGGATGAGTTTGCCATCTACATGGCTCCGGTAGGCAGGAGAGCTGGCTGA